The following proteins are co-located in the Echinicola sp. 20G genome:
- a CDS encoding AEC family transporter: MTNLILVILCLIIGILLQRLKELPKDAPKSLNTYLIYIVLPALALLHIPETELSLGLLLPVLTAWISFGISWVIFGTLGKKLGWSKATTGCLIIVPGLANTSFIGFPIIEALYGSEGLKIALMVDQAGSFIIVSSIAIIVASIYGHGKKRKRDVTKKILTFPPFLFFLIALFMNLLHLEFEGTVHEILQAFAATLTPIALIAVGLQVKINAETLSSKDLWYGLAFKLLFIPTLIFFVYRLFLDEGNILYKVSVMETAMAPMITGSIIAINHDLNPKLASLLVGIGIPLSFITLMGWYYLVG; encoded by the coding sequence ATGACCAACCTCATTCTTGTCATTCTTTGTCTGATCATTGGCATTTTGCTCCAGCGCCTAAAGGAACTGCCCAAAGATGCTCCCAAGTCCCTCAACACTTACCTGATTTATATTGTCCTCCCTGCATTGGCTTTGCTCCATATTCCCGAGACGGAACTTTCGCTTGGATTGCTACTTCCCGTACTGACTGCATGGATAAGTTTTGGGATTTCATGGGTAATTTTTGGCACTTTGGGAAAAAAATTGGGTTGGAGCAAGGCAACCACAGGTTGTTTGATCATTGTGCCTGGTTTGGCCAACACCTCTTTCATTGGCTTTCCGATCATTGAAGCACTTTATGGTAGTGAAGGCCTTAAAATAGCCCTGATGGTAGACCAAGCGGGTTCCTTTATCATTGTGAGCAGCATTGCCATCATTGTGGCTTCTATCTATGGCCATGGGAAAAAGCGCAAAAGGGATGTGACCAAAAAGATCCTTACCTTTCCTCCTTTTTTGTTCTTCCTGATTGCATTGTTCATGAACCTCTTGCATTTGGAATTTGAGGGCACTGTGCATGAAATATTACAGGCTTTTGCTGCCACTCTTACCCCCATAGCACTGATTGCCGTTGGCTTACAGGTAAAAATCAATGCAGAGACTTTATCTTCAAAAGACCTGTGGTATGGCCTGGCGTTCAAATTATTGTTTATCCCTACGCTCATCTTCTTCGTGTACAGGTTGTTCTTGGATGAAGGAAATATCCTTTACAAGGTAAGTGTGATGGAGACCGCCATGGCTCCGATGATCACTGGCTCTATCATTGCCATCAACCATGACCTCAACCCAAAACTTGCTTCACTTTTGGTGGGAATTGGCATTCCGCTTTCCTTTATCACCTTGATGGGCTGGTACTATTTGGTGGGGTAG
- a CDS encoding UDP-glucuronosyltransferase, which yields MIDFEFAPKSYFDGTGPSALLAKLSYPESQWGEEISIYAAPLDGKIYYEVVDFYGNEFDPSPDKSNNPLTLQEFIFLIETLEVVDQSIKGDMNLTLAGIPEAKSNVYPQLEEYFQEKRKKFGMN from the coding sequence ATGATTGATTTTGAATTTGCTCCTAAAAGTTATTTCGATGGTACCGGGCCTTCGGCTTTACTCGCCAAGCTTTCTTATCCAGAGAGTCAATGGGGTGAGGAAATCAGCATTTATGCTGCACCTTTGGATGGAAAAATCTATTACGAAGTGGTGGATTTTTATGGTAATGAATTTGACCCTAGCCCTGACAAATCAAATAATCCCCTGACCTTACAGGAGTTTATTTTTCTGATCGAAACATTGGAAGTCGTCGATCAAAGTATCAAGGGCGATATGAACCTGACGCTTGCTGGTATCCCAGAAGCAAAAAGTAATGTATATCCCCAACTGGAGGAATACTTTCAGGAAAAGCGCAAAAAGTTTGGGATGAATTAA
- the glyA gene encoding serine hydroxymethyltransferase, producing the protein MKRDQVIFDLIQKEEDRQKRGIELIASENFTSKEVMEAAGSVLTNKYAEGLPKKRYYGGCEVVDDIEQIAIDRAKELFGATWANVQPHSGAQANAAVFLACLNPGDSILGFDLSHGGHLTHGSPVNFSGKNYKPHFYGVEEETGVVNMDKVAETAKEVQPKLIICGASAYSRDWDYARFREIADEVGALLLADISHPAGLIARGLLNDPLEHCHIVTTTTHKTLRGTRGGLIMMREDFDNPFGHKNPKGELRKMTQLLDSAVFPGMQGGPLEHIIAAKAVAFREALSDEYMEYVLQVKKNASVMADAFVEKGYKLISGGTDNHLMLIDLRNKDLSGKIAEETLGKVDITINKNMVPFDTRSPFVTSGMRVGTAAITTRGLKEQDMIKIVELIDKALMNHENEATLAAIKTEVNDWMVQFPLY; encoded by the coding sequence ATGAAAAGAGACCAGGTAATATTCGACCTTATCCAAAAAGAAGAAGACCGTCAAAAAAGAGGAATTGAGCTGATTGCCTCTGAGAACTTCACCAGCAAGGAGGTGATGGAAGCTGCCGGTAGTGTATTGACCAATAAATACGCCGAAGGGTTACCTAAGAAGCGTTACTATGGAGGTTGTGAAGTAGTGGATGATATTGAGCAGATCGCTATTGACCGTGCCAAGGAGCTTTTCGGAGCCACTTGGGCCAATGTTCAGCCTCACTCTGGTGCTCAAGCCAATGCAGCTGTGTTTTTGGCCTGTCTGAATCCTGGTGATAGCATTTTGGGTTTTGACCTTTCTCATGGTGGTCACCTGACTCATGGTTCCCCGGTAAACTTCTCCGGTAAGAACTATAAGCCTCACTTCTATGGTGTGGAAGAAGAAACTGGTGTGGTCAATATGGACAAAGTTGCAGAAACTGCGAAAGAGGTTCAGCCAAAGTTGATCATTTGTGGTGCTTCTGCCTATAGCCGTGACTGGGATTATGCAAGATTCAGAGAGATCGCTGATGAGGTGGGCGCTTTGTTGTTGGCGGATATCTCTCACCCTGCTGGTCTGATTGCTAGGGGTCTTTTGAATGACCCATTGGAGCATTGCCATATCGTGACTACTACCACACATAAGACCTTAAGAGGTACAAGAGGTGGCTTGATCATGATGCGTGAAGATTTCGACAATCCATTTGGCCATAAAAATCCAAAGGGAGAATTGAGAAAAATGACCCAATTATTGGATTCTGCAGTATTCCCAGGAATGCAGGGAGGACCTTTGGAGCACATCATTGCTGCCAAAGCAGTGGCTTTTAGAGAAGCCCTCTCGGATGAATACATGGAGTATGTATTGCAAGTGAAGAAAAATGCTTCCGTGATGGCTGATGCTTTCGTGGAAAAAGGATACAAATTGATTTCTGGTGGAACAGACAATCACCTGATGTTGATCGACCTGAGAAATAAGGATCTTTCAGGAAAAATTGCTGAAGAAACACTAGGTAAAGTGGATATCACCATCAATAAAAACATGGTGCCTTTTGATACCCGCTCTCCATTCGTAACTTCAGGAATGCGTGTTGGAACAGCAGCCATCACCACCAGAGGCCTTAAAGAACAAGATATGATCAAGATCGTTGAATTGATCGATAAGGCATTGATGAACCATGAAAATGAAGCCACCCTTGCAGCAATCAAGACGGAGGTAAATGACTGGATGGTTCAGTTCCCATTGTACTAA
- the tatC gene encoding twin-arginine translocase subunit TatC — protein sequence MALDQYREEEEEEGGMSFLDHLEQLRWHLVRSIAAILICSVVAFLSKSIVFGEVILGPSKVDFFTYRMLCQLSAYLSIPALCIDELPFILQSRQMTGQFSMHMTSSLVVGLVVAFPYVFWEVWRFISPGLYDKERKAARGAVFFVSLLFFMGAAFGYYILSPLSINFLSNYRLDPSIANEFDITSYISTLIMLVLASAVMFQLPVVIYFLSMSGLVTSGMLKSYRRHAIVIILVLSALITPPDVISQLLIAMPILVLYEAGIMIAKRLERKKREELE from the coding sequence GTGGCATTAGATCAATACAGGGAAGAGGAGGAAGAAGAAGGAGGCATGTCATTTTTGGATCATTTGGAGCAATTGCGATGGCATTTGGTCCGATCCATTGCAGCCATTCTGATTTGCTCAGTAGTAGCCTTTCTTTCCAAGAGTATCGTATTTGGAGAAGTGATTTTAGGACCGTCCAAGGTGGATTTTTTCACCTATAGGATGCTATGTCAGCTCTCTGCTTATTTAAGTATTCCAGCACTTTGCATCGACGAACTTCCGTTTATCTTGCAAAGTAGACAGATGACTGGACAGTTTTCCATGCACATGACTTCCAGTTTGGTGGTGGGGCTTGTAGTAGCCTTTCCTTATGTGTTCTGGGAAGTATGGCGCTTCATCAGTCCAGGGTTATATGATAAGGAAAGAAAAGCGGCCAGAGGAGCGGTTTTCTTTGTGAGTTTGTTGTTCTTTATGGGAGCGGCATTTGGGTACTATATCCTGTCCCCATTGTCAATCAACTTCCTTTCCAATTACCGACTGGATCCTTCCATCGCAAATGAGTTTGATATCACTTCTTATATTTCGACATTAATCATGCTGGTGCTGGCTTCTGCCGTGATGTTCCAGCTTCCAGTGGTGATTTATTTCTTGTCCATGTCTGGACTGGTGACTTCTGGAATGTTGAAGTCTTACAGAAGGCATGCTATCGTGATCATTTTGGTGCTTTCTGCTTTGATTACTCCGCCAGATGTGATCAGTCAGTTGCTGATAGCCATGCCGATACTGGTATTGTATGAGGCAGGGATTATGATCGCTAAGCGTTTAGAACGTAAGAAGAGAGAAGAATTAGAATAA
- the rpiB gene encoding ribose 5-phosphate isomerase B, giving the protein MSKKIAIGGDHAGFDYKQQLVSYLTEAGFEVKDFGPFTDASVDYPDYVHPLCDAIESGEFVQGIVVCGSGNGVAITANKHQGIRAAICWNTDLAALSRQHNDANVISIPARFVPYELAQEMVETFLKTDFEGGRHANRVNKIACK; this is encoded by the coding sequence ATGTCCAAAAAAATAGCCATCGGTGGTGACCATGCAGGTTTCGATTATAAGCAGCAACTGGTTTCGTATTTGACTGAAGCTGGCTTCGAAGTGAAGGATTTTGGTCCATTTACAGATGCTTCTGTTGACTATCCTGATTATGTTCACCCGCTTTGTGATGCCATTGAAAGTGGGGAATTTGTACAGGGAATTGTGGTTTGTGGTAGTGGTAATGGTGTAGCCATTACTGCCAATAAGCACCAAGGAATCCGGGCGGCGATATGCTGGAATACTGACTTGGCTGCTTTGTCCAGACAGCACAATGATGCCAATGTCATCTCCATTCCTGCTCGTTTTGTGCCTTATGAATTGGCACAAGAAATGGTAGAAACCTTCTTAAAGACAGATTTTGAAGGTGGTAGACATGCGAATAGGGTGAATAAAATCGCTTGTAAGTAG
- a CDS encoding outer membrane insertion C- signal, which produces MKKFLILSLTAFLILQHKSVAQVSAGVYQLSSGTFAAIGSNPDNKMFGEARIGAGGNVDIEGTFGYNFVQRDEVNFYSGFHLGVDDQGNDNDIYLGIPLGVFVKPFPSTRNFGFLLEASPIFPTGESNNYFRAGIGLKYTFR; this is translated from the coding sequence ATGAAAAAGTTTTTGATTTTATCACTGACTGCTTTTTTGATTTTACAACACAAGTCCGTGGCACAGGTCAGTGCCGGAGTTTATCAATTAAGTTCTGGAACCTTTGCGGCTATTGGAAGTAATCCGGACAACAAGATGTTTGGAGAGGCCAGGATAGGCGCTGGAGGCAATGTGGATATAGAAGGTACTTTTGGATACAATTTTGTCCAAAGGGATGAAGTTAACTTCTATAGCGGTTTCCACTTGGGTGTGGATGATCAAGGAAATGACAATGACATTTACCTTGGCATTCCCCTGGGAGTCTTTGTCAAGCCTTTTCCTTCTACCAGAAACTTCGGCTTTCTATTGGAAGCCAGTCCCATTTTCCCCACAGGTGAAAGCAATAATTATTTCAGGGCAGGGATAGGACTCAAATACACATTTAGGTAA
- the udk gene encoding uridine kinase — MRKPYIVGITGGSASGKTLFLNRLLQSFDPEEICLISQDNYYKPIEQQPLDDEGIENYDTPHSFDFQAYAADIKKIQMGEKVFRQEYTFNNPKVTPKMLEFCPAPVVVVEGIFVLYSPELSNLLDLKVFIDAKDYIKLKRRIVRDKVERGYDLDDVLYRYEKHVMPTYEKYIDPFKHDADLIIPNNDSFEKGLEMLTIFLKEKIVNQPCI; from the coding sequence ATGAGAAAACCGTATATAGTTGGTATCACAGGAGGAAGTGCCTCTGGCAAGACCTTATTTCTCAACAGGTTATTACAATCTTTTGATCCGGAAGAGATTTGCCTCATCTCCCAGGACAACTACTATAAGCCCATCGAACAACAGCCTTTGGATGATGAAGGCATTGAAAACTACGACACTCCTCATTCATTTGACTTTCAGGCTTACGCGGCGGACATCAAAAAAATCCAAATGGGTGAAAAGGTTTTTCGACAGGAATATACTTTTAACAACCCTAAAGTAACCCCTAAGATGCTGGAGTTTTGTCCGGCACCTGTCGTAGTGGTGGAAGGGATTTTTGTGCTTTACTCACCAGAACTGTCCAATTTGTTGGACTTAAAGGTCTTTATAGATGCGAAGGACTATATCAAGCTCAAAAGAAGGATTGTCCGTGACAAGGTTGAGCGCGGATATGACCTGGACGATGTACTTTACAGGTATGAAAAACATGTGATGCCTACTTATGAAAAGTACATCGACCCCTTCAAGCATGATGCAGATCTTATCATTCCCAATAATGACAGTTTTGAAAAAGGACTGGAGATGTTAACAATTTTCCTCAAGGAAAAGATTGTAAACCAGCCCTGTATCTAA
- a CDS encoding non-canonical purine NTP diphosphatase → MKICFATNNPKKIEEVKAALGEDFTIVSLAEIGCHEELPETGDTLDFNAFQKARHVFENYGVSCFADDTGLEVEALNGAPGVYSGRYAGEPRSDDRNVDLLLQNLEGVSDRKAQFRTVIALILDGEEHSFEGTAKGEIITERSGEGGFGYDPIFLPEGYKKTFAELSMDEKNAISHRGKAVRKLIHFLNSYQ, encoded by the coding sequence ATGAAAATCTGTTTTGCAACCAACAATCCCAAAAAAATCGAAGAGGTGAAAGCCGCACTTGGCGAAGACTTCACCATTGTCTCACTTGCAGAAATCGGATGTCATGAAGAGCTTCCCGAAACTGGAGACACTTTGGATTTCAACGCATTTCAAAAAGCCAGACACGTTTTTGAAAACTATGGGGTAAGCTGCTTCGCGGATGATACAGGTCTGGAAGTAGAGGCACTTAACGGTGCGCCGGGAGTCTATTCCGGCAGGTATGCCGGTGAGCCTCGCAGTGATGACAGAAATGTTGACTTGTTGCTTCAGAATTTAGAAGGAGTCTCTGATAGAAAAGCCCAATTCAGGACTGTGATCGCCCTGATCTTGGATGGGGAAGAACATAGTTTTGAAGGCACTGCCAAAGGAGAAATCATTACAGAAAGGTCTGGTGAAGGGGGATTTGGTTATGACCCTATTTTCCTTCCAGAAGGTTACAAAAAAACCTTTGCTGAGCTCAGCATGGATGAAAAAAATGCCATCAGCCACAGGGGCAAAGCCGTCAGAAAGCTGATTCATTTCTTGAACAGTTACCAATAA
- a CDS encoding TIGR00730 family Rossman fold protein — MKKITVYCGSNTGKNPAYKAGAIALAEEMILRKMDLVYGAGKVGLMGVIANQMLSVGRNVYGIIPQKLVDVEVAHQGCTELTVVETMRDRKWLMAERGDGFVAMPGGIGTLEELFEIMTLNQLAYIQKPLALYNVEGYYDKLIDFLSFASEEGFLRDEQKELLIISDDPAEMLDKMAAYEPKYIPKWGSN, encoded by the coding sequence ATGAAGAAAATAACCGTCTACTGTGGTTCCAATACCGGGAAAAACCCTGCCTATAAAGCTGGGGCAATTGCTTTGGCTGAGGAAATGATTTTACGAAAAATGGACTTGGTGTATGGTGCTGGGAAAGTGGGCTTGATGGGAGTGATCGCCAATCAAATGCTGAGTGTGGGGAGAAATGTCTATGGGATTATTCCACAAAAATTGGTAGATGTGGAAGTAGCCCATCAGGGTTGTACCGAGTTGACGGTTGTGGAGACCATGCGGGATAGGAAATGGCTGATGGCGGAACGTGGAGATGGTTTTGTGGCCATGCCAGGAGGCATTGGGACTTTGGAGGAGCTGTTTGAAATCATGACCTTAAATCAATTGGCCTATATCCAAAAACCCTTGGCCCTATATAATGTGGAAGGGTATTATGACAAACTTATTGACTTTTTATCCTTTGCCTCCGAAGAAGGTTTTTTACGAGATGAACAGAAAGAGCTCCTGATCATAAGCGATGATCCTGCAGAAATGCTGGACAAGATGGCTGCCTATGAGCCTAAATATATTCCCAAGTGGGGATCAAATTAA
- a CDS encoding GAF domain-containing protein codes for MAESIFLPENANKAEKYEALLPQIEALITGEEDLTANLANISAALKEAFGFFWVGFYLVKGEQLVLGPFQGPIACTRIAKGKGVCGAAWKEGKTQLVPDVDAFPGHIACSSASKSEIVLPAFKDGEVALVLDIDSNQLNDFDETDAKHLEQLMKVIETFL; via the coding sequence ATGGCAGAATCCATATTTCTTCCTGAAAATGCCAACAAGGCAGAAAAATACGAAGCCTTGCTTCCCCAAATTGAAGCCTTGATCACAGGCGAGGAAGATCTTACCGCCAACCTGGCCAATATCAGTGCTGCCCTCAAGGAAGCCTTTGGCTTTTTCTGGGTGGGCTTTTACCTCGTCAAAGGAGAGCAGTTGGTGCTTGGACCATTCCAAGGCCCCATCGCTTGTACTCGGATTGCAAAAGGCAAAGGCGTCTGTGGTGCCGCTTGGAAAGAAGGTAAAACCCAGTTGGTGCCGGATGTGGATGCCTTTCCCGGCCACATTGCCTGCAGCTCCGCCTCCAAATCCGAAATTGTGTTGCCTGCTTTCAAAGATGGAGAGGTAGCCTTGGTGCTGGATATTGACAGCAACCAGCTAAATGATTTTGATGAAACGGATGCCAAACATCTTGAGCAATTGATGAAAGTTATAGAAACCTTCCTGTAG
- the ribD gene encoding bifunctional diaminohydroxyphosphoribosylaminopyrimidine deaminase/5-amino-6-(5-phosphoribosylamino)uracil reductase RibD, whose protein sequence is MKEFNPYMLRALELAELGRGQVSPNPMVGCVIVHQDKIIGEGYHQQYGGPHAEPNAVRNVADQNLLKEATVYVTLEPCAHFGKTPPCANLLVEKQVKKVVIAAFDSNPLVGGKGIKILQDAGIEVVTGVMEKEARIQNKRFFTSIEKQRPYVILKWAQTQDRFVARTNYDSKWISNPFSRQLVHKWRAEEDAIMVGTKTAHFDNPKLNVRDWEGKDPLRIVLDKQLTLDANLALFDRSIPTVCYNLIKNESQQNLDYVKLEKEFSIADVLEDLHQRKVQSVIIEGGSFLLQKFIQSELWDEARVFTGQSRFESGIPAPKLAQDPVETLQIMDDQLEVYQSGH, encoded by the coding sequence ATGAAGGAATTTAACCCATATATGTTGAGGGCCTTGGAGTTGGCAGAATTGGGCAGAGGACAAGTAAGTCCTAATCCTATGGTAGGCTGTGTGATCGTCCATCAAGATAAAATTATAGGTGAAGGCTACCATCAGCAATACGGCGGCCCTCATGCTGAGCCCAATGCTGTCCGTAATGTAGCGGACCAAAACTTACTTAAAGAAGCGACAGTCTATGTCACCTTGGAGCCTTGTGCACATTTTGGCAAAACACCACCCTGTGCCAACCTCCTAGTAGAAAAACAGGTCAAAAAAGTGGTAATCGCCGCCTTTGACAGTAACCCGCTAGTTGGCGGTAAAGGCATCAAAATCCTCCAGGATGCTGGCATTGAGGTTGTCACTGGAGTAATGGAAAAAGAAGCAAGGATACAGAACAAGCGCTTTTTTACTTCCATAGAAAAGCAAAGGCCCTATGTCATCCTGAAATGGGCCCAAACACAAGATCGCTTTGTAGCCAGGACCAACTATGACAGCAAATGGATCTCCAATCCTTTTAGTAGACAATTGGTCCATAAGTGGCGGGCGGAGGAAGATGCCATCATGGTAGGCACCAAAACAGCCCATTTTGACAACCCAAAATTGAATGTAAGAGACTGGGAAGGAAAAGACCCGCTGCGGATTGTATTGGACAAGCAATTGACCTTGGATGCTAACTTGGCCCTTTTTGATAGAAGCATTCCAACCGTCTGCTATAACCTGATCAAAAATGAATCCCAGCAAAATCTGGATTATGTCAAATTGGAAAAAGAATTCTCCATAGCAGATGTGTTAGAGGATCTTCATCAAAGGAAAGTACAAAGTGTAATCATTGAGGGAGGATCCTTTTTATTGCAAAAGTTTATTCAAAGTGAACTTTGGGATGAGGCCCGGGTGTTTACTGGCCAAAGCCGATTTGAAAGTGGCATCCCTGCCCCTAAATTAGCGCAAGATCCAGTGGAAACACTTCAAATCATGGATGACCAACTTGAAGTTTATCAATCTGGTCATTAA
- a CDS encoding DUF4382 domain-containing protein, with the protein MSFKSVSLLFISMLLLTFSCLDASSNENSALINIYLIDAPGDFDQAWIDIERVEVFIQGGNSAGTKDWIPLDYVPTSNVINVTSLVNGNQLILGRSELPLGKISQIKLVLGEDHYLVKDGEQLALTLLDSESQEPIIDVDYSLSGAMSYDILLDMDLSKSIIADPAQENVFWLDPVMRSFETGAVASISGKVTPIEAKPIVYAIIGEDSISTHTDDTGAFLFNGLQAGEYSIYISPRAPYLDSLTTVTTKIDSLSAMETILLSTPDED; encoded by the coding sequence ATGTCATTCAAAAGCGTCTCTTTACTTTTCATTTCAATGCTACTCCTGACTTTTTCTTGTCTGGATGCTTCTTCCAATGAAAACAGTGCTTTGATCAATATCTACCTGATCGATGCACCCGGAGATTTTGACCAGGCTTGGATAGACATTGAGCGAGTGGAAGTTTTTATCCAAGGAGGAAACAGCGCAGGAACGAAAGATTGGATTCCCTTGGACTATGTGCCAACCAGCAATGTCATCAATGTGACTAGCCTTGTAAATGGAAATCAATTGATATTAGGCCGTTCTGAATTGCCTTTAGGCAAAATAAGCCAAATTAAATTAGTCCTCGGAGAAGACCATTACTTGGTGAAAGATGGTGAACAGCTTGCCTTGACCTTGCTCGATAGCGAAAGCCAAGAACCTATCATTGATGTCGACTATTCGCTTTCCGGCGCCATGTCTTATGATATTCTACTGGACATGGACCTGAGCAAGTCCATCATTGCAGACCCCGCGCAAGAAAATGTCTTCTGGCTTGACCCTGTGATGAGGTCATTTGAAACAGGCGCTGTAGCATCCATTAGTGGCAAAGTAACACCAATTGAGGCCAAACCAATCGTTTATGCTATCATCGGTGAAGATTCCATTTCCACGCATACAGATGATACCGGCGCATTTCTTTTCAATGGCTTGCAAGCTGGAGAATATAGCATTTACATTTCCCCGAGAGCCCCTTACTTGGACAGCTTAACCACCGTAACTACCAAAATAGATTCCTTATCAGCTATGGAGACGATACTTCTATCCACACCTGATGAGGATTAA
- a CDS encoding DUF4382 domain-containing protein → MKTLPFKNYFFGIAGLLALASCNNEDEDIMEGSAQVNIALIDAPADYDEVWIEVLGVEILTNDQNENDDSAWISIPNEADEDKVNLLSLVGGNEAFIGSEEVPAGEIAQIRLLLGDDNYLVMDGEEIPLTTPSAQQSGLKLKLNQELMAGIQYDLVIDFDAAKSIVEAGNSGQYILKPVLRVVAEESASIEGQVLPLEANPTVYGIIGEDTVSTYTDDIGAFALRGLVTGDYTIIVDPIEGYEPDTLYSVPAVEGEVTILDPIELEETSAEIEVEINN, encoded by the coding sequence ATGAAAACTTTACCATTCAAAAACTATTTCTTTGGAATTGCTGGATTACTTGCTTTGGCCTCTTGTAATAATGAAGATGAGGACATTATGGAAGGAAGTGCACAGGTTAATATTGCCTTGATTGACGCGCCAGCGGACTATGACGAGGTTTGGATCGAAGTACTGGGAGTCGAAATCCTTACCAATGATCAAAACGAAAATGATGATTCCGCTTGGATTTCCATTCCCAATGAAGCTGATGAAGACAAGGTGAACCTCCTTAGTCTTGTGGGCGGCAATGAAGCCTTTATTGGCTCGGAAGAAGTGCCAGCTGGTGAAATTGCTCAAATCCGACTCTTGTTAGGAGATGACAATTATTTGGTAATGGATGGAGAGGAGATTCCTCTGACGACTCCAAGTGCTCAGCAAAGTGGATTAAAACTTAAGCTGAATCAAGAATTAATGGCTGGTATACAATATGATTTGGTGATCGATTTTGATGCGGCCAAATCCATTGTTGAAGCAGGAAACTCTGGTCAATATATTCTAAAACCCGTATTGAGAGTAGTTGCTGAAGAGTCAGCGTCCATAGAAGGACAAGTACTACCCTTAGAAGCCAATCCAACGGTGTATGGGATAATCGGAGAAGATACTGTTTCTACTTACACGGATGACATCGGAGCATTTGCTTTGAGGGGATTGGTAACCGGTGATTATACCATTATCGTTGATCCCATTGAAGGCTATGAGCCGGATACTTTGTACAGTGTACCTGCCGTAGAAGGAGAAGTAACGATACTGGATCCCATAGAATTAGAAGAGACTTCTGCAGAAATTGAAGTTGAAATCAATAACTAA
- a CDS encoding carbohydrate-binding family 9-like protein, whose protein sequence is MNKLVLLLLLAPSILSAQNLTDRQHYVTHQATGTLEMDGKLDEEDWQAAEWSNLFVDIEGDKKPAPLYDTKLKMLWDDKNLYIAVWMEEPDLWATYTKRESVIFHENDIEVFIDPDGDTHHYYELEINALGTEWDLMMTQPYRNGGSPINGWNINGFKKGIQLNGTINDPSDKDQSWVVEMAIPFEALSQRGPNPTVPRDGDQWRINFSRVQWQLEAQGDTYVKKINPETGKNFPEYNWVWSPQGHINMHLPEYWGYLQFAKSPVGQEKVAFQMKKDERVKDALREVFHLQNAYFRKNGKYATSSSELGASKNFDAYQLQFEVSATRYKISAPSIDSEGTWYITEDSRIWKR, encoded by the coding sequence ATGAACAAGTTAGTTCTCCTACTGCTCTTGGCGCCAAGTATATTGAGTGCCCAGAATTTGACAGACAGACAGCACTATGTCACTCACCAGGCAACAGGTACTTTGGAAATGGACGGAAAACTGGATGAAGAGGACTGGCAAGCTGCTGAGTGGTCCAATTTATTCGTTGACATTGAAGGGGATAAAAAACCAGCTCCACTTTATGACACCAAATTGAAAATGCTGTGGGATGATAAAAATCTCTATATCGCGGTTTGGATGGAAGAGCCTGACCTATGGGCCACCTACACCAAGCGCGAATCTGTAATTTTTCATGAAAATGACATCGAAGTCTTTATTGATCCGGACGGGGACACTCACCATTACTACGAACTCGAGATCAATGCCCTGGGCACTGAATGGGACCTGATGATGACCCAACCTTATAGAAATGGAGGTTCTCCCATTAATGGCTGGAACATTAATGGTTTCAAAAAGGGAATTCAACTGAACGGCACTATCAATGACCCTTCCGATAAAGACCAGTCTTGGGTAGTAGAAATGGCCATTCCATTTGAGGCACTTTCTCAGCGTGGCCCTAACCCAACTGTCCCAAGAGACGGTGACCAGTGGCGAATAAATTTCTCCCGTGTCCAGTGGCAGTTGGAAGCCCAAGGCGACACATATGTGAAAAAGATCAATCCTGAAACAGGAAAAAACTTTCCGGAATACAATTGGGTCTGGTCACCACAAGGACATATCAATATGCATTTACCCGAATACTGGGGATACCTGCAATTTGCCAAAAGTCCGGTTGGCCAAGAAAAAGTAGCCTTCCAAATGAAAAAAGATGAACGCGTGAAAGATGCATTAAGGGAGGTATTCCATCTTCAAAATGCCTATTTCCGGAAAAACGGAAAATACGCTACATCCAGCTCTGAACTTGGTGCCTCTAAAAACTTTGATGCATACCAGCTGCAATTTGAAGTAAGTGCTACCCGTTACAAAATCTCTGCCCCTTCCATTGATTCAGAAGGGACCTGGTACATCACCGAAGATAGCAGGATCTGGAAAAGATAG